In Chitinibacter sp. SCUT-21, a single genomic region encodes these proteins:
- the pnuC gene encoding nicotinamide riboside transporter PnuC produces the protein MSLIEIVGFVLTLLAIALAARGHVWTWPLQLVASLLYVGLFFKFQLFGEATLQGVYAVLAVYGWLQWRGNASQPTLPIRHLSRNEWLVINGLGIALTALVSTLQIHFLPTDVPVLDSSIFVFGLLAQWMQAKKRIENWPYWIVLNLMASGVYFYKTLYITGVLYILLTLLAIWGWRNWRAAKPAWRVI, from the coding sequence ATGTCTTTGATTGAAATCGTTGGCTTTGTGCTGACTTTACTCGCCATCGCGCTGGCGGCGCGCGGCCATGTTTGGACTTGGCCGTTGCAATTGGTGGCCAGCTTGCTATATGTCGGGCTGTTTTTTAAGTTTCAATTATTTGGTGAGGCAACGCTGCAAGGCGTGTACGCGGTGCTGGCGGTGTACGGCTGGTTGCAATGGCGGGGAAATGCCAGTCAACCCACTTTACCTATCCGCCACCTCAGTCGAAATGAATGGCTTGTCATCAATGGCCTTGGTATTGCGCTCACAGCCTTGGTTTCGACGCTGCAGATTCATTTCTTGCCGACCGATGTGCCAGTGCTCGATTCGTCGATTTTTGTGTTTGGCTTGTTGGCGCAGTGGATGCAGGCGAAAAAACGCATCGAAAACTGGCCATATTGGATTGTGCTCAATTTAATGGCCAGCGGCGTGTATTTCTATAAAACGCTGTATATCACCGGCGTGTTGTATATCTTGCTGACCTTGCTGGCGATTTGGGGCTGGCGTAATTGGCGTGCGGCAAAACCAGCTTGGCGCGTGATTTAG